In the genome of Gordonia rubripertincta, one region contains:
- a CDS encoding alpha/beta fold hydrolase: protein MSTNVTPDAPEWFRTAVETEPELSSIPVHGARIAYRCWGEPGAPGLILVHGGAAHSGWWDHIAPRYSADRRVVALDLSGHGDSGWRDTYSLGTWADEVIAVATAAEAITDAVLVGHSLGGLVGIRTSIVHPGLADHLVLVDSRILDAAMLDEIQSNQPEEGIPRGSKHYPSLEAALERFRLVPDHASLDYARNHVARQSVVRDDDDGWRWKFDRGFADELTDLPSHPPSSCRLSIVYGEHGVVTPAMIDMVTAGLDEPARVVELAGAGHHIPLEQPLALMEVIDDVLRA from the coding sequence ATGAGCACGAACGTCACCCCGGACGCTCCGGAGTGGTTCCGCACAGCAGTCGAAACGGAACCCGAACTTTCGTCAATCCCCGTCCACGGTGCGCGGATCGCCTATCGCTGTTGGGGCGAGCCCGGCGCCCCCGGTCTGATCCTCGTCCACGGTGGCGCGGCGCATTCCGGGTGGTGGGATCACATCGCCCCGCGGTACTCGGCCGACCGCCGTGTCGTCGCCCTCGACCTGTCCGGCCACGGCGACAGCGGCTGGCGCGACACCTACAGCCTGGGCACCTGGGCCGACGAGGTGATCGCGGTCGCGACGGCCGCCGAGGCTATCACCGACGCCGTCTTGGTCGGCCACAGCCTGGGCGGGCTCGTTGGCATCCGGACGTCGATCGTCCACCCCGGTCTCGCCGATCACCTCGTGCTGGTCGACTCCCGCATCCTCGACGCCGCGATGCTCGACGAGATCCAGAGCAACCAGCCCGAAGAGGGCATTCCCCGGGGCAGCAAGCACTATCCGTCACTCGAGGCGGCCCTCGAACGGTTCCGCCTCGTACCCGACCACGCGAGCCTCGACTACGCCAGGAATCACGTCGCACGGCAGTCGGTGGTACGCGACGACGACGACGGCTGGCGGTGGAAGTTCGATCGCGGATTCGCCGACGAACTCACCGATCTCCCCTCGCACCCGCCGAGCAGCTGCCGACTCAGCATCGTCTACGGCGAACACGGGGTCGTGACCCCGGCGATGATCGACATGGTCACCGCCGGTCTCGACGAGCCGGCGCGTGTCGTCGAACTCGCCGGCGCCGGTCATCACATCCCGCTCGAACAGCCTCTCGCATTGATGGAGGTGATCGACGACGTCCTGCGCGCCTAG
- a CDS encoding SDR family NAD(P)-dependent oxidoreductase: MAQTVIVSGGTGGLGSAVTRKLLDDGWRVVVPWVVEAELSRLPDSDRLVTLQADLFDESSVIEVVAAAASDPSAPVKAVVNLVGGFAMGERVDATPVDEFERLLRLNLRPLYLLSAAAIPKLIEAGGGSVVGVSAKAAFAPFSGAAGYITSKAAVWAFISALAAEYQDDAIRANAILPSVIDTPGNRESQPDSSRRGWVSPETIAETVAFLVSDASAAVTGAQVPVPGVG; encoded by the coding sequence ATGGCGCAAACGGTGATCGTGTCGGGCGGTACGGGCGGATTGGGTTCCGCGGTCACGAGGAAACTGCTCGACGACGGTTGGCGTGTGGTGGTGCCGTGGGTCGTCGAGGCCGAGCTGTCGCGCCTTCCCGACTCCGATCGACTGGTCACTCTCCAGGCCGATCTGTTCGACGAGTCGTCGGTGATCGAGGTCGTCGCTGCTGCGGCGAGTGATCCGTCGGCCCCGGTGAAGGCCGTGGTCAACCTGGTCGGCGGGTTCGCGATGGGCGAGCGGGTGGATGCGACCCCGGTCGACGAGTTCGAGCGACTCCTCCGCCTCAACCTGCGACCGCTGTACCTGCTGTCCGCGGCGGCGATCCCGAAGCTGATCGAGGCCGGTGGCGGATCGGTCGTCGGAGTGTCCGCGAAGGCCGCGTTCGCACCGTTCTCCGGTGCCGCCGGGTACATCACGTCCAAGGCTGCAGTGTGGGCGTTCATCAGCGCGCTCGCCGCCGAGTACCAGGACGACGCCATCCGGGCCAACGCGATCCTGCCGTCGGTCATCGACACCCCGGGGAACCGTGAGAGCCAACCGGATTCGTCTCGCAGGGGCTGGGTGTCCCCGGAGACGATCGCCGAGACCGTCGCCTTCCTGGTGTCCGACGCCTCCGCCGCGGTGACGGGTGCGCAAGTTCCGGTGCCGGGCGTCGGCTGA
- a CDS encoding amidohydrolase family protein — protein sequence MSGILFRRASLPEGIRDVAVDGGMIMAVDVNRDSTGFDVIDSEGGALIPGLHDHHIHLHALAAASASVQCGPPSVTTSDDLAAALDRAAGTSGWVRGVGYVETVAGLLDCAALDRLHTRRPVRIQHRSGAVWFLNTMAAEAVGLWTADHPGVERNGCGAPTGRVWRADDWLRERMGPSRPPDLSTVGSELARFGITGVTDATPGLSNESLDALVSSHVNGSVPQRLHLLGVPLDATPELPPTVTVGPLKVVLADSDLPDFPTLCKQIRDAHSWGRGVAAHCVTREALLLLLAAFDEAGRHPDDRIEHGAIIANDTVADLSRRQIPVVTQPGFITARGDDYLDRLDTHDVTDLYRCASLIEGHAPVAMSSDAPYGPVDPWTVIAAAATRLAPDGRTVGADERVSRRSALTRYLAPLSTPGASARQIRAGEPADLVLLDAPIEAALQTGADAVRYTMIRGRAAYRREG from the coding sequence ATGAGCGGCATTCTCTTCCGCAGGGCGTCCCTTCCCGAGGGCATCCGGGACGTGGCCGTCGACGGCGGCATGATCATGGCGGTCGACGTGAATCGCGACAGCACCGGATTCGACGTCATCGACAGCGAGGGCGGTGCACTCATCCCCGGGCTCCACGACCACCACATCCACCTCCACGCGCTCGCGGCGGCCTCGGCGTCGGTGCAGTGTGGTCCGCCTTCGGTGACGACCTCCGACGATCTCGCCGCCGCTCTGGACCGCGCTGCCGGCACCTCCGGGTGGGTCCGCGGCGTGGGTTATGTGGAAACGGTTGCCGGGCTTCTGGATTGCGCTGCCCTCGACCGGCTGCACACCCGCAGGCCGGTCCGCATTCAGCACCGCAGCGGTGCGGTGTGGTTCCTCAACACGATGGCCGCCGAGGCCGTCGGGTTGTGGACCGCCGATCATCCGGGAGTGGAGCGGAATGGGTGCGGCGCACCGACCGGACGCGTATGGCGGGCCGACGACTGGCTCCGTGAGCGGATGGGGCCCTCCCGGCCACCGGACCTGTCAACCGTCGGTTCCGAACTGGCCCGCTTCGGCATCACCGGGGTCACCGATGCGACACCGGGCCTGTCGAACGAGTCTCTCGATGCACTCGTCTCGTCGCACGTGAACGGTTCCGTGCCGCAACGGCTTCACCTACTGGGCGTCCCACTCGACGCGACACCTGAGCTTCCGCCGACAGTCACCGTCGGCCCCCTCAAGGTCGTGCTCGCCGACTCCGACCTCCCCGACTTCCCCACCCTGTGCAAGCAGATCCGGGACGCACACTCGTGGGGGCGCGGCGTCGCCGCGCACTGCGTCACCCGCGAAGCACTACTCCTCCTGCTCGCCGCCTTCGACGAGGCCGGGCGGCATCCGGACGACCGGATCGAGCACGGCGCGATCATCGCTAACGACACCGTTGCGGACCTGAGCCGCCGGCAGATCCCCGTCGTCACCCAGCCCGGCTTCATCACCGCGCGGGGCGACGATTATCTCGATCGTCTCGATACCCACGACGTCACCGACCTCTACCGGTGCGCAAGCCTCATCGAAGGACACGCGCCGGTCGCCATGTCGAGCGACGCGCCGTACGGCCCTGTCGATCCCTGGACGGTGATCGCCGCTGCCGCAACACGTCTCGCGCCGGACGGCCGCACAGTCGGCGCCGACGAAAGAGTCAGCCGCAGATCGGCGTTGACTCGCTATCTCGCCCCGCTGAGCACTCCGGGCGCATCGGCACGACAGATCCGCGCCGGCGAACCGGCCGACCTCGTCCTGCTCGATGCCCCGATCGAGGCCGCACTGCAAACCGGCGCGGATGCCGTGCGCTACACGATGATCCGCGGCCGCGCCGCCTACCGCCGCGAGGGATAG
- a CDS encoding CoA transferase, translating into MSSHASQEPVRDWAASGIPHLTGRFDGPPRIPPGHAATRARELGDWIRMASNGSVDIDGAALLAERAALTGHTRQGDITPGGAGRLLPASDGWVAVSCARPDDPLLLGALIEREVTEDDVWSLLAGWLSEHTRAEFDDRAALLGIAGGGVAHGAEITDAARDALYPSGVPRSVDGLLVIDFSALWAGPLCAHLLGLAGARVVKVETPQRPDGARRGNQDFYRLLHEGHESVVLDPTRPTDRATLLRLVADADIVIEASRPRALRGFGLYAEDFVADGTTWLSITAAGRDSDRIGFGDDIAASAGLVTSDDAGPMFVGDAIADPLAGLTAAALAMCAPGPGKLWDISMHATVAATLGGPPPPPARRDGDRWVVDTATGTVPLDPPRARNRGREIR; encoded by the coding sequence GTGTCCAGCCATGCGTCCCAGGAACCGGTGCGCGACTGGGCCGCCAGCGGCATCCCGCATCTCACCGGCAGATTCGACGGGCCGCCGCGCATCCCGCCCGGACATGCCGCCACCCGCGCCCGAGAACTGGGCGACTGGATTCGGATGGCGAGCAACGGCTCGGTCGACATCGACGGTGCCGCGTTGCTGGCCGAGCGCGCCGCACTGACCGGACACACCCGCCAGGGCGACATCACCCCCGGCGGCGCCGGACGCCTGCTCCCCGCATCGGACGGCTGGGTCGCGGTGAGTTGCGCACGCCCCGACGACCCTCTCCTGCTGGGTGCGCTGATCGAACGCGAGGTGACCGAGGACGACGTCTGGTCGCTCCTCGCAGGCTGGCTGAGCGAGCACACCCGCGCCGAGTTCGACGACCGCGCCGCTCTGCTGGGCATCGCGGGTGGGGGTGTCGCACACGGCGCCGAGATCACCGACGCAGCACGGGACGCGTTGTACCCGAGCGGTGTTCCCCGTTCGGTCGACGGCCTGCTCGTCATCGACTTCAGTGCGCTCTGGGCCGGCCCGCTGTGCGCCCACCTGCTGGGCCTCGCGGGGGCGCGCGTGGTGAAAGTCGAGACGCCGCAACGCCCGGACGGCGCGCGGCGAGGCAACCAGGACTTCTATCGGCTGCTCCACGAAGGGCACGAGTCGGTGGTCCTCGACCCCACGAGGCCCACCGATCGAGCCACGCTGCTACGGCTCGTCGCGGACGCCGACATCGTGATCGAAGCGTCCCGTCCCCGGGCGTTGCGCGGGTTCGGTTTGTACGCCGAAGATTTCGTCGCCGACGGAACCACCTGGTTGTCCATCACCGCCGCCGGACGCGACTCCGACCGGATCGGCTTCGGCGACGACATCGCCGCGTCGGCGGGGCTGGTCACCTCCGACGACGCAGGTCCGATGTTCGTGGGCGACGCGATCGCCGATCCACTGGCCGGCCTCACCGCGGCCGCCCTCGCGATGTGCGCGCCGGGCCCAGGAAAGCTGTGGGACATCTCGATGCATGCAACAGTTGCCGCGACGCTCGGCGGACCACCTCCGCCGCCAGCGCGTCGCGACGGCGACCGGTGGGTCGTCGACACCGCCACCGGCACGGTGCCACTCGATCCGCCCCGGGCGCGAAACCGCGGCAGGGAAATCCGATGA
- a CDS encoding enoyl-CoA hydratase/isomerase family protein, producing MQIRRVSIADLAAFPGIGGGDLLGDGAVVASPVVLVDLDDAGGVTEDDLDRAAARAAASDVILVGTSTGPVGLALGPLLEALDLTYAPAGTDHRSVVAADDVDASITAFIDAVSRCPQASLVAAQVVRAAEPLDPVPAIDIESLAYSTLQGGDEFGRWLEVRRAKGRPLPPPAVDPVLLDREGDTLRITLNRPERRNAYGTALRDALVDALRLAVLDDSIDHVVIDGAGGSFCAGGDLDEFGHMPDSSTAHLIRTRGGAGRLVSVLADRVEVRLHGHCVGAGIEIPAFAGRVVAAPDTLIRLPEVSMGLIPGAGGTVSVPRRIGRWRALHLFITGAEIDAEQALDWGLVDEIPGVGPVPR from the coding sequence ATGCAGATCCGCCGTGTCTCGATCGCCGACCTTGCCGCTTTCCCGGGGATCGGCGGCGGGGACCTGCTCGGGGACGGCGCCGTCGTCGCGTCGCCGGTCGTGCTGGTGGACCTCGACGACGCGGGCGGCGTGACCGAGGACGACCTCGACCGAGCCGCCGCTCGCGCCGCGGCATCGGACGTCATCTTGGTGGGAACGTCGACGGGGCCGGTCGGCCTCGCGCTCGGACCTCTGCTGGAAGCCCTCGACCTCACCTACGCCCCGGCCGGGACCGACCACCGAAGTGTGGTGGCCGCCGACGACGTCGACGCGTCGATCACGGCCTTCATCGACGCCGTCTCGCGCTGCCCACAGGCATCTCTCGTCGCCGCGCAGGTGGTCCGAGCCGCCGAACCGCTCGACCCCGTACCGGCCATCGACATCGAATCGCTGGCCTACTCGACCCTTCAGGGCGGTGATGAGTTCGGACGGTGGCTGGAGGTGCGCCGTGCCAAGGGCCGCCCGCTGCCACCACCCGCGGTCGACCCGGTGCTGCTCGACCGCGAGGGCGACACCCTGCGGATCACCCTCAACCGTCCCGAACGTCGCAATGCCTACGGCACCGCGCTGCGCGACGCACTCGTCGACGCGCTGCGCCTCGCGGTACTCGACGACTCGATCGACCACGTCGTCATCGACGGCGCGGGCGGCTCCTTCTGCGCCGGTGGCGATCTCGACGAGTTCGGGCACATGCCCGACTCGTCGACCGCCCACCTGATCCGCACCCGCGGGGGAGCCGGACGACTCGTGTCCGTACTCGCCGACCGCGTCGAGGTCCGTCTACACGGTCACTGCGTGGGTGCGGGTATCGAGATCCCCGCGTTCGCCGGCCGCGTCGTCGCCGCGCCGGACACCCTGATTCGCCTCCCCGAGGTGTCGATGGGCCTCATCCCGGGAGCCGGCGGCACCGTGAGCGTGCCGCGGAGGATCGGTCGCTGGCGTGCTCTCCATCTGTTCATCACCGGTGCCGAGATCGATGCCGAGCAGGCACTGGACTGGGGGCTGGTCGACGAGATTCCGGGAGTAGGCCCGGTACCGCGCTGA
- a CDS encoding alpha/beta hydrolase: protein MRFSWKRRLSVVACAVAVAATGWVPTALAAPAPDPNRARIDTVIHDSAQQTTLIVYSAAMRRLVPVNVLRPKDLTKPRPTLYLLNGAGGGEDSATWAAKTQYSKFFRDKQVNVVTPIGGAFSYYTDWQRDDPVLGRNKWTTFLTKELPPLVDKEFNTTRKNAIAGISMAGTSVLNLAISAPKLYKSVAAYSGCARTSDPLGQTYIRMVVADRGMGNVDNMWGPVNSSGWRKNDPYVNAAKLRGTKVYMTSGTGLPGWYDRLEAPLIAGDPLTLANQVVLGGVIEAAVNECTKQMAERMRALKVPHKVLFRPDGTHSWGYWERDLKTTWPMIAKDLK, encoded by the coding sequence GTGCGTTTCTCCTGGAAGAGGCGACTGAGTGTTGTCGCGTGTGCTGTCGCGGTCGCGGCGACCGGATGGGTGCCGACGGCCCTCGCTGCACCGGCCCCGGACCCGAATCGCGCCCGGATCGACACCGTCATCCACGATTCGGCCCAGCAGACGACGCTGATCGTCTACTCGGCCGCCATGCGCCGGCTGGTCCCGGTCAATGTCCTGCGCCCCAAGGACCTCACCAAGCCGCGCCCGACCCTGTACCTCCTCAACGGTGCCGGTGGCGGCGAGGACTCGGCCACCTGGGCGGCTAAGACGCAGTACTCGAAGTTCTTCCGCGACAAGCAGGTCAACGTCGTGACGCCCATCGGTGGCGCGTTCTCGTACTACACCGACTGGCAGCGCGACGACCCGGTGCTCGGCCGCAACAAGTGGACCACGTTCCTCACCAAGGAACTCCCGCCGCTGGTGGACAAGGAGTTCAACACCACCCGCAAGAACGCGATCGCGGGAATCTCGATGGCCGGCACCTCGGTGCTGAACCTCGCCATCTCCGCACCGAAGCTCTACAAGTCGGTGGCCGCCTACAGTGGCTGCGCCCGGACCAGCGATCCGTTGGGGCAGACCTACATCCGGATGGTCGTGGCCGACCGCGGCATGGGCAACGTCGACAACATGTGGGGCCCGGTCAATTCGTCGGGCTGGCGCAAGAACGACCCGTACGTCAACGCCGCGAAGCTGCGGGGCACCAAGGTCTACATGACCAGCGGCACCGGCCTCCCCGGCTGGTACGACCGCCTCGAGGCCCCGCTGATCGCCGGTGACCCGTTGACGCTGGCCAACCAGGTGGTCCTCGGTGGTGTCATCGAAGCCGCGGTCAACGAGTGCACCAAGCAGATGGCAGAACGCATGCGCGCGTTGAAGGTTCCGCACAAGGTCCTGTTCCGGCCGGACGGCACCCACTCGTGGGGTTACTGGGAGCGCGATCTCAAGACGACCTGGCCGATGATCGCCAAAGATCTGAAGTGA
- a CDS encoding MaoC/PaaZ C-terminal domain-containing protein, whose amino-acid sequence MSEDDRLWADDLEAGQVFRFGTHHVTEDELLDFARTWDPQDFHTDKAAAEAGVYGGLIASGLHTMSIYQKLAVTGVLYRWKVIAGKRLADVVFLRPVRPGDTLTGSMTIDAVEFDDRNRALVTSTSEVVNDAGKPVMRTVVEAYVHARSAGTPLPADRND is encoded by the coding sequence GTGAGCGAAGACGACCGACTGTGGGCTGACGACCTCGAGGCCGGACAGGTGTTCCGTTTCGGCACTCACCATGTGACCGAGGACGAACTGCTCGACTTCGCCCGCACCTGGGACCCGCAGGACTTCCACACCGACAAGGCCGCGGCCGAGGCCGGCGTCTATGGCGGGCTCATCGCCAGCGGGCTGCACACGATGTCGATCTACCAGAAGCTCGCGGTGACCGGGGTGCTGTACCGCTGGAAGGTCATCGCGGGCAAGCGGCTTGCCGATGTGGTGTTCCTCCGGCCGGTGCGTCCCGGCGACACATTGACCGGTTCGATGACCATCGATGCCGTCGAGTTCGACGACCGCAACCGTGCGCTCGTCACGTCGACGTCGGAGGTGGTGAACGACGCCGGCAAACCGGTGATGCGGACCGTCGTCGAGGCGTACGTACACGCTCGGTCGGCCGGCACCCCTCTGCCGGCCGACCGGAACGACTGA
- the kstR gene encoding cholesterol catabolism transcriptional regulator KstR has translation MARSAPGNAAVDAPAGAATPAASPEAGSTAQRERRRRILDATLALASKGGYDAVQMRTVADKADVAVGTLYRYFPSKVHLLVTALAREFERVESKVDRSQLRGDTAIDRLRHVLDMITFAMQRDPLLTEAMTRAFMFADASATAEVDQVAGIIDRLLAGAIVGVGEPTEEDLAIARVLSDVWMSNLVQWLTRRASATDVTNRLELTVRLLLKDRAN, from the coding sequence ATGGCCCGCTCTGCACCAGGCAACGCCGCGGTCGACGCCCCAGCGGGGGCCGCAACCCCTGCCGCGTCGCCCGAAGCCGGTTCCACCGCGCAGCGCGAACGCCGCCGCCGCATCCTCGACGCGACGCTCGCACTTGCCTCCAAGGGCGGTTACGACGCCGTCCAGATGCGCACCGTCGCCGACAAGGCCGACGTCGCGGTCGGCACGCTCTACCGCTACTTCCCGTCCAAGGTCCACCTGCTGGTCACCGCACTGGCGCGCGAGTTCGAACGCGTCGAATCGAAGGTCGATCGCTCACAGCTGCGGGGCGACACCGCAATCGACCGTCTGCGCCACGTCCTGGACATGATCACCTTCGCGATGCAGCGCGACCCACTGCTCACCGAGGCGATGACCCGCGCCTTCATGTTCGCCGACGCGTCGGCGACCGCCGAGGTCGATCAGGTCGCCGGCATCATCGACCGGCTCCTCGCCGGCGCCATCGTCGGCGTGGGCGAGCCCACGGAAGAGGATCTCGCGATCGCCCGCGTGCTCTCGGATGTGTGGATGTCGAACCTCGTGCAGTGGCTGACCCGCCGCGCGTCGGCCACCGACGTCACCAATCGCCTCGAGCTCACGGTCCGGCTGCTGCTCAAGGACCGCGCCAACTGA
- a CDS encoding acyl-CoA dehydrogenase, translating to MTIATSPEQQAVCHSIESWARAAKVTELVRSDLDKPRDQWTQLFGQLAEFGVFAAAVPEVSGGLGAGFVDVAAMVEQCGIELVPGPVVPTVTAALALATSADARAQALLDQVLEGAVPVVTPVASHAGGAAAPLSDALDLGLVGGYSEGVAVLAALDVPGRDGRWWILPPNVGSADIAPEAPLDGTTSVARVRLTGVTADDLVELPDAPLVEGLLSATLAAYQSGATRWTLGTAVDYAKVRTQFGAPIGSFQAIKHICAEMLCRSEEVTAVAWDVAGAVDEVLNASSDELASAREQLEISRLAADVVVAQAPAATAKDCIQVLGGIGFTFEHDAHLYLRSALAAQAALDHAHDAATALADRGLAGARRRFALDLSQVEDKRNEVRETVARIAAADADDQRRVLAETGYLTPHWPAPYGLGADAALQLLIDTELDAAGVVRPDLVIGAWAIPTILSHGTDAQRERFVAPTLAGEIVWCQLFSEPEAGSDLAALRTKAERVDGGWKLSGQKIWTSQAHNAQWAICLARTDAEAPKNKGITYFLVDMSSPGIDIRPLRELTGRANFNEVFLDDVVVPDDCVVGEVNNGWRLARTTLANERVAMGGSGLGKEMESLLRQVQGMTRDLSDAERVALGSQFADAHVGRVLDARAATQQLAGLDPGALSSVRKLIGVQHRQSVPDLALRLLGVQGLAATDASDAVLQNRCLSIAGGTTQILKTAAAERILGLPRG from the coding sequence GTGACTATCGCCACGTCCCCCGAACAACAAGCCGTATGCCACAGTATCGAGTCCTGGGCGCGCGCCGCGAAGGTGACCGAACTCGTCCGTTCCGACCTCGACAAGCCGCGCGACCAGTGGACACAGCTGTTCGGTCAGCTCGCGGAGTTCGGTGTGTTCGCGGCCGCGGTGCCGGAGGTGTCCGGTGGCCTCGGGGCGGGATTCGTCGACGTCGCGGCGATGGTCGAGCAGTGTGGCATCGAATTGGTCCCGGGGCCCGTCGTCCCGACGGTGACCGCTGCTCTAGCGCTCGCCACCAGCGCCGATGCCCGGGCGCAGGCGCTCCTCGACCAGGTTCTCGAAGGTGCGGTACCCGTCGTGACGCCGGTCGCGAGCCACGCCGGCGGGGCGGCCGCACCGCTGTCCGACGCCCTCGACCTCGGGCTCGTCGGCGGCTACTCCGAGGGTGTCGCGGTCCTCGCGGCGCTCGACGTCCCCGGTCGCGACGGTCGCTGGTGGATCCTCCCGCCGAACGTCGGCAGCGCCGACATCGCGCCGGAGGCCCCGCTCGACGGCACCACCTCGGTGGCCCGCGTGCGGCTGACCGGTGTCACCGCCGACGATCTCGTCGAACTGCCCGATGCGCCCCTCGTCGAGGGACTGCTGTCGGCGACCCTTGCTGCGTATCAGAGCGGCGCCACCCGCTGGACCCTCGGCACCGCGGTCGACTACGCCAAGGTCCGCACACAGTTCGGTGCGCCGATCGGATCGTTCCAGGCGATCAAGCACATCTGTGCCGAGATGCTCTGCCGCAGCGAAGAGGTCACGGCCGTCGCATGGGACGTGGCCGGTGCGGTCGACGAGGTGCTCAACGCCTCCTCCGACGAACTCGCCTCTGCGCGAGAACAACTCGAGATCAGCCGGCTCGCCGCCGACGTCGTGGTGGCCCAGGCGCCCGCTGCCACGGCCAAGGACTGCATCCAGGTGCTCGGCGGGATCGGGTTCACCTTCGAACACGACGCGCATCTCTACCTGCGGTCCGCACTCGCCGCGCAGGCGGCTCTGGACCACGCGCACGATGCCGCCACCGCGCTCGCCGACCGCGGGCTCGCCGGTGCACGCCGGCGCTTCGCCCTCGACCTGTCGCAGGTCGAGGACAAGCGGAACGAGGTCCGCGAGACGGTCGCACGCATCGCGGCGGCCGACGCCGACGACCAGCGGCGCGTCCTCGCCGAGACCGGTTACCTCACCCCGCACTGGCCGGCGCCGTACGGACTCGGTGCCGATGCGGCCCTGCAGTTGCTCATCGACACCGAACTCGACGCGGCCGGCGTCGTCCGGCCCGACCTCGTCATCGGCGCCTGGGCGATTCCGACGATCCTGTCCCACGGCACCGACGCGCAGCGCGAACGCTTCGTCGCCCCGACCCTCGCCGGCGAGATCGTCTGGTGCCAGCTGTTCAGCGAACCGGAGGCCGGTTCCGACCTCGCCGCGCTGCGAACCAAGGCGGAGCGCGTCGACGGCGGCTGGAAGCTGTCCGGTCAGAAGATCTGGACCTCGCAGGCGCACAACGCGCAGTGGGCCATCTGTCTGGCGCGCACCGACGCCGAGGCCCCCAAGAACAAGGGGATCACCTACTTCCTCGTCGACATGTCCTCGCCGGGCATCGATATCCGGCCGCTCCGCGAGCTGACCGGTCGCGCCAACTTCAACGAGGTCTTCCTCGACGACGTCGTCGTGCCCGACGACTGCGTGGTCGGCGAGGTGAACAACGGCTGGCGGTTGGCCCGCACGACCCTCGCGAACGAACGCGTCGCGATGGGCGGGTCCGGGCTCGGCAAGGAGATGGAGTCGCTGCTGCGTCAGGTGCAGGGCATGACGCGCGACCTCTCCGACGCCGAACGGGTGGCACTCGGCAGCCAGTTCGCCGACGCACATGTCGGTCGGGTCCTCGACGCCCGTGCCGCCACTCAGCAGCTCGCCGGACTCGACCCGGGTGCGCTGTCCAGCGTCCGCAAACTGATCGGTGTGCAGCACCGCCAGTCGGTGCCCGATCTCGCCCTGCGGCTCCTCGGCGTGCAGGGCCTGGCGGCCACCGATGCGTCCGACGCGGTGCTGCAGAACCGCTGTCTGTCGATCGCCGGTGGAACGACCCAGATCCTCAAGACCGCGGCGGCGGAACGCATTCTCGGTTTGCCGCGCGGCTGA
- a CDS encoding acyl-CoA dehydrogenase family protein encodes MDFALDGTAIAVRDVAEDVFARRQPDWESTFGRRDSGESGAGERVGGFDAETWQALVDAGLLALPLPADHDGDDVDEAGLLPLFRRMGRAAAVTPALGTLTAALVLARAAGDGGDVWSRWAESLTAGRWAAIAIGEHGDPLTPTPQTSVRGGRLNGTKVGVLHAEGASVLLVTSDAGVVAVPPTADGVTLTRTPSSSGWGEYTISFDDVAVDDADVISRELAVLRDRYRLALCAYADGLVAGATRLTADHVSTREQFGKPIALFQAVGQQLADIYVVGRSMELSTTAAAWRLSEGLDAATDLGVAAYWLAEEIPPTLRTMTHLHGGIGVDITYPLHRYFSVAKDLARLVGGAAVRLDELADITEGAAPADRAQG; translated from the coding sequence GTGGACTTTGCCCTGGACGGCACGGCGATCGCGGTTCGCGACGTCGCGGAGGACGTGTTCGCACGACGACAACCCGACTGGGAGTCGACCTTCGGCAGGCGGGATTCCGGCGAGTCGGGAGCAGGTGAGCGGGTCGGCGGCTTCGATGCCGAGACCTGGCAGGCGCTCGTCGACGCCGGGTTGCTCGCGTTGCCGTTACCGGCCGACCACGACGGTGACGACGTCGACGAGGCGGGACTCCTGCCGCTGTTCCGCCGGATGGGGCGCGCCGCCGCGGTGACCCCGGCGCTCGGCACCCTGACCGCCGCGCTCGTCCTCGCCCGGGCTGCCGGCGACGGTGGGGACGTGTGGTCGCGCTGGGCCGAGTCCCTGACCGCCGGACGCTGGGCCGCCATCGCGATCGGCGAACACGGCGACCCGCTGACACCGACGCCCCAGACGAGCGTCCGGGGCGGGCGACTCAACGGCACCAAGGTCGGGGTCCTGCACGCCGAGGGTGCCTCGGTCCTCCTCGTCACGTCCGACGCCGGCGTCGTGGCCGTGCCCCCGACGGCCGACGGTGTCACTCTCACCCGTACCCCGTCATCTAGCGGGTGGGGCGAGTACACGATCAGCTTCGACGACGTCGCCGTCGACGATGCCGATGTCATCAGTCGTGAGTTGGCGGTCCTGCGCGATCGCTATCGGCTCGCGCTGTGCGCCTACGCCGACGGTCTGGTCGCCGGGGCCACCCGGCTCACCGCCGACCACGTCTCGACGCGCGAACAGTTCGGCAAGCCGATCGCGCTGTTCCAGGCCGTCGGTCAGCAGCTCGCCGACATCTACGTCGTCGGTCGGTCGATGGAGCTGTCGACCACCGCCGCTGCCTGGCGTCTCTCCGAAGGCCTGGACGCCGCAACCGATCTCGGCGTCGCCGCCTACTGGCTCGCCGAGGAGATCCCGCCGACCCTGCGGACGATGACCCATCTGCACGGCGGTATCGGCGTGGACATCACCTATCCGCTGCACCGGTACTTCTCCGTCGCCAAGGACCTCGCCCGCCTGGTGGGTGGGGCCGCGGTGCGGCTCGACGAACTCGCCGACATCACCGAGGGCGCTGCCCCGGCCGACCGAGCACAGGGGTGA